Below is a window of Flavobacterium sp. CFS9 DNA.
AATTTCCAGTTTATACTCATCCTTCTCGCTCTTATACGCTTTTTCAAGTTTTGTGTTAGGGAAAGATTTTTCGACTGTTGATTTAACTGCAGCCGGAATTGCATCCGTACCGATCTCTTTATATTCATCCTGAACAATTACAGATTGAATGTCTGAAGTTTGTACTACCGGAGTCGATGCCTGAACTGACAAACCTCCAAGAACAATCGCTGCTGATAAAATTAATTTTTTCATAATAAATGGTTTTTATGGGTTACTAATCGTTATTTTTTAAGAATATTTCCGGAAGCATCTGTATAAACTATAGATTTTTCACCTCTTACGGTGATCTCTATTTTATACTCTTTCTTTGCATTTACATAAGCTTTGTCCAGCTTTACACCCGGATAAGCAGCATCTAGTGCCGTTTTGATCGCAGCCGGAACTGCATCAACTTCTTTATATTCATCCTGAACACTTACAGTTTTCACCAATAAACCTGTCATTGTTCCATTTCCTGCCTGCACAGACAAACTACCTAACAAGATAGCTGCCGATAAGATTAACTTTTTCATAATGATCCTTTTTTATGGTTCTTTACTAATTATTTTTTGATCCAGGTTCCATCTGCATTTGCATAAAGAGAGCCTACTTTGTCGCCTACTGTGACACTAAGTTTGTACTCCGATTTTTCATTTTTAAATGCTTTTGAAAGTATTGCATCCGGATACGCTTTTTTAAGAGCATCGATTACAGCAGCAGGAACTTCTTCCACTTTAATTTCAGTGTACTCCTCCTGGATAACTGCTATTTTTACGATAGTATTTGATATTGGAGAAGTTGAAGCAAATGATGTTAAACCTCCCAAAACGATTGCGGCTGATAGAAATAAATTTTTCATAGTGTGTATAATTTAGTACTCTTAATTTTATTTTAATGTTCTTAATCTGAATAAACATAAGAACGGCTTTACCTTATTTTTTAATCCAGGTTCCGTCTGCATTAGCAAAAAGGTTACCTACCTTTTCTCCAACTGTAACGTCTAATTTGTACTCGGATTTTTCGTTTTTATACGCTTTTGTAAGCACAGCGCTTGGATATGCTTTTTTCAAAGCTTCAGTAATTGCAACTGGCAATTCTTCTAATTTGATCTCTGTATATTCGTCTGCAACAGAAACCGTTTTAACGATAGTGTTTGCAATTGGAGCATTTGATGCGAATGATGTTAAACCTCCTAAAACAATTGCGGCTGATAAAAATAAATTTTTCATAATGTGTACGTTTTAAATTATTAATAGTTGTTTACGCTTTAGATAATGAAATTATTATGCCGTAACGAAAACGTTGTACCTGCAATTACTTAAATCCTTATTTTTAAAGGGATTAAACCATTTATGCCAAAATTTAAAATTTACAAAAAGTGTGTAACTCAGGTAAAACCTGTATAAAAAATACACACATCAAGTGTTTACTTCACCAAAAAACAAACCCGATAAGTTTCTAAAACCTATCGGGTTTACCAGTTGGTAACATAAAAAAAGGCTGTTGAAAAATCAACAGCCTTTAATTTTATTCCTCAATAGGTTTCATTTTAAATGTATCCATAAAAGCAGTAGTATAATCTCCTGCAATATATTTTGGGTCATCCATCAATTGTCTATGGAATGGTATTGTCGTTTTGATGCCTTCAATTACAAATTCATCTAAAGCTCTTCTCATTTTACTGATAGCTTCTTCTCTTGATTGTGCAGTTGTAATTAACTTTGCAATCATCGAATCGTAGTTTGGCGGAATGCTGTAACCAGAATATACGTGAGTATCTAAACGTACTCCGTGTCCTCCTGGCATGTGAAGTGTAGTAATCTTTCCTGGTGAAGGGCGAAAATCGTTATAAGGATCTTCAGCATTGATACGACATTCGATAGCATGTAATTGTGGCAAGTAGTTCTTCCCTGAAATTGGAATTCCAGCTGCTACCATAATTTGCTCACGGATCAAATCGTAATCAATTACCTGTTCTGTAATTGGGTGCTCCACCTGAATACGCGTATTCATTTCCATGAAGTAGAAGTTTCTGTGTTTGTCCACCAAAAACTCAACTGTTCCAGCTCCTTCATACTTAATAAACTCAGCAGCTTTTACAGCAGCCTCACCCATTTTAGTACGTAATTCGTCTGTCATGAAAGGCGAAGGTGTTTCTTCTGTCAATTTCTGGTGGCGACGTTGTACAGAACAATCTCTTTCAGAAAGGTGACATGCTTTTCCGTATGAATCTCCAACAACCTGAATTTCGATATGACGTGGCTCTTCGATAAGTTTCTCCATGTACATTCCGTCATTTCCAAATGCAGCGGCAGCTTCCTGACGTGCACTTTCCCATGCTTTCAACAATTCATCTTCTTTCCATACCGCACGCATTCCTTTTCCACCACCGCCGGCAGTAGCTTTAAGCATTACCGGGTAACCAAATTCTTTAGCTAACTTTTGTGTTTGTTCGAAAGATTCTAATAATCCGTCAGAACCTGGTACACATGGAACTCCTGCAGCTTTCATCGTCGCTTTTGCAGAAGCTTTATCTCCCATTCTGTCAATCATTTCAGGAGCTGCACCAATAAATTTGATTCCGTGCTCCTGACAGATTTTTGAAAATTTGGCATTCTCAGAAAGAAATCCATAACCTGGATGTATTGCATCTGCGTTAGTAATTTCGGCAGCAGCAATTATATTTGACATTTTCAAATACGATAAGTTACTTGGAGGGGGACCAATACAAACCGCTTCATCAGCAAACTTAACATGTAAACTTTCAGCATCGGCTGTAGAGTAAACCGCTACAGTTTTGATTCCCATTTCTTTACATGTACGAATTACACGAAGTGCAATTTCTCCTCTATTTGCAATTAATATTTTTTTAAACATCTTATTTATATTAAAAATTACAAATTCCAATCTCCAAATTCCAATAATTTGGATTTTGTGATTTCTCTATTGGAATTTTTAAAAACTATGATGGATCAACTAAGAATAAAGGTTGGTCAAATTCTACAGGAGACATATCGTCAACAAGAATTTTTACAATTTTACCTGAAACTTCCGATTCGATTTCGTTGAATAATTTCATTGCTTCAATTACACAAAGAACATCACCTTTTGCTACAGTGCTTCCAACTTCAGTAAATACTGGCTTATCCGGAGACGGTTTTCTGTAAAAAGTTCCAATAATTGGAGATTTAATAGTAATGAATTTAGAATCTTCAACAGCAGCTGCAGGTGCTTCTGCACTTACATTTACAACTACAGGAGCTGTTTGTTGAGGAACAACTGCTTGTGGCAATGCTGCCTGAGCTGGTAATTGCTGTACATAAGTAGCTTCAGTTACATTCGTTTCTAAAGTTGTTCTGATCGTGATT
It encodes the following:
- the accC gene encoding acetyl-CoA carboxylase biotin carboxylase subunit, with translation MFKKILIANRGEIALRVIRTCKEMGIKTVAVYSTADAESLHVKFADEAVCIGPPPSNLSYLKMSNIIAAAEITNADAIHPGYGFLSENAKFSKICQEHGIKFIGAAPEMIDRMGDKASAKATMKAAGVPCVPGSDGLLESFEQTQKLAKEFGYPVMLKATAGGGGKGMRAVWKEDELLKAWESARQEAAAAFGNDGMYMEKLIEEPRHIEIQVVGDSYGKACHLSERDCSVQRRHQKLTEETPSPFMTDELRTKMGEAAVKAAEFIKYEGAGTVEFLVDKHRNFYFMEMNTRIQVEHPITEQVIDYDLIREQIMVAAGIPISGKNYLPQLHAIECRINAEDPYNDFRPSPGKITTLHMPGGHGVRLDTHVYSGYSIPPNYDSMIAKLITTAQSREEAISKMRRALDEFVIEGIKTTIPFHRQLMDDPKYIAGDYTTAFMDTFKMKPIEE
- the accB gene encoding acetyl-CoA carboxylase biotin carboxyl carrier protein translates to MDLKEIQNLIKFVANSGVAEVKLEMDDVKITIRTTLETNVTEATYVQQLPAQAALPQAVVPQQTAPVVVNVSAEAPAAAVEDSKFITIKSPIIGTFYRKPSPDKPVFTEVGSTVAKGDVLCVIEAMKLFNEIESEVSGKIVKILVDDMSPVEFDQPLFLVDPS